In Rhizobium sp. BT04, the following proteins share a genomic window:
- a CDS encoding ABC transporter permease gives MSFTLWPILKQKKALAGLIIIAVLWLMALFAPIVAPGEPGARVGRSHQPPSIEHVMGTTKMGRDVYRQFVWGARSSLSVGFATGIAITVLGTAIGLVAGYAGGRTDALLDLATNAVLVIPNMPLLILLASFAGTVGPMTIMTIIALTSWPWGARMTRSQTMALRNRDFITASKMIGEPAWRIIFVEILPNLTTLIGINLVGSIIYAIVAQTTLEYLGFGDPLKVSWGTMLYNAQNSSAIMVGAWWDIGMPAVGIALTGLGLALLNFTFDEIANPQLRSGPALTRWFRLNRARNRELELGR, from the coding sequence ATGAGCTTTACGCTATGGCCCATCCTCAAGCAGAAGAAAGCGTTGGCCGGCCTCATCATCATCGCCGTCCTGTGGCTGATGGCGCTGTTTGCGCCGATCGTCGCGCCCGGTGAGCCCGGAGCGCGGGTCGGACGCTCGCATCAGCCGCCGTCGATCGAACATGTCATGGGCACGACGAAGATGGGGCGGGATGTCTATCGCCAGTTCGTCTGGGGCGCCCGCAGCTCTCTTTCCGTCGGTTTTGCCACGGGGATTGCCATTACCGTTCTCGGCACGGCGATCGGGCTCGTCGCCGGTTATGCCGGTGGCAGGACGGATGCATTGCTCGACCTTGCGACCAATGCCGTGCTCGTCATCCCGAACATGCCGCTCTTAATCCTGCTCGCTTCCTTCGCCGGCACGGTGGGACCGATGACGATCATGACGATCATCGCGCTGACCTCCTGGCCGTGGGGCGCCCGGATGACACGCTCGCAGACGATGGCGCTTCGCAATCGGGATTTCATCACGGCGTCGAAGATGATCGGCGAGCCGGCCTGGCGCATCATCTTCGTCGAAATCCTGCCGAACCTGACGACGCTGATCGGCATCAACCTGGTCGGCAGCATCATCTACGCCATCGTTGCCCAGACGACGCTCGAATATCTCGGCTTCGGCGATCCGCTGAAGGTCTCCTGGGGCACGATGCTCTACAATGCCCAGAATTCCTCGGCAATCATGGTCGGCGCATGGTGGGACATCGGGATGCCGGCAGTCGGCATCGCGCTGACCGGGCTAGGCCTTGCTCTTTTGAATTTCACCTTCGACGAGATCGCCAATCCGCAGCTGCGCTCCGGCCCGGCGCTGACGCGCTGGTTCCGCCTCAACCGCGCCCGCAACAGGGAACTGGAGCTTGGCCGATGA